GGCGCGTACCAGCCGTTCGGCGAGCTGTGGCTGGCACTGGCCGACCCGCCCGCCGAGGTCGCCGACTACCGGCGCGACCTCGACCTGACCCGCGCGGTCGCCTCGGTGTCGTACCGGGCCGACGGCGTGCGGCACACCAGGGAGTACTTCGCGAGCGCGGCCGACGGCGTGATCGTCATCCGGTTCTCCGCCGACCGACCCGGGAAGATCGGCCTCACCGCCTCGACCACCGCGCCGGACAACCGCACCTGGCACGTCGTGGCGACCGGCGGCCGGTCCACCGCCACCGGCGCCCTGCACGACAACGGGTTGCGCTTCGAGTCGCAGTTCCAGGTGCTCAACCGGGCGGGCACGCGGGTCGACAACGCCGACGGCTCGGTCACCGTCGCCGACGCCGACAGCGTGGTGCTGGTCTTCGCGGCGGGCACCGACTACGCCGCCGACCACCCGACCTACCGCGGCCCCGACCCGGGCGACCGCGTGCGGGCGACCGTCGACCAGGCGTCGGCCCAGGGCTGGGACCGGCTGCTCGACGCGCACCTGCGCGACTACCGCGCGCTGTTCCACCGGGTGTCGCTGGACATCGGGCAGCTGCCGGTGGACGTGCCGACCGACGAACTCCTCCGCGACTACGCCACCGCCCCGGCCCCGGCCCGGCGGGCGCTGGAAGCCCTGTACTTCCAGTACGGCCGCTACCTGCTGATCTCCTCGTCCCGGCCCGGATCGCCGCCCGCGAACCTCCAGGGCGTGTGGAACGACTCGGTGTCGCCGCCGTGGAGCGCCGACTACCACGTGAACATCAACCTGCAGATGAACTACTGGCCCGCCGAGACGACGAACCTGGCCGAGACCACCGGCCCGCTGTTCGACTTCGTGGACGCGCTGCGCGAGCCCGGCGCCGTCACCGCGCGCGAGCTGCACGGCAGCCGGGGCTGGGTGGTCAACAACGAGACCAACCCGTTCGGCTTCACCGGTGTGCACGACTGGGCGACCGCGTTCTGGTTCCCGGAGGCGGGCGCGTGGCTGGCGCAGCACCACTTCGAGCACTACCTGTTCGGCCGCGACCGCCGGTTCCTCGCCGAGCGCGCGTACCCGGTGATGAAGGAGCTGGCCGAGTTCTGGCTGGACGGGCTGGCGGTGGACCCGAGGGACGGGACGCTCGTCGTCACGCCGAGCTATTCGCCCGAGCACGGCGACTTCTCCGCCGGCGCGGCCCTGTCGCAGCAGGTCGTGCGGCAGCTGTTCGCCAACGTCGCCTCGGTCGCCGACCTGGTGGGGGACGGCGCGTTCGGGGCCGAGGTGCGCGCGGCGCTCGACCGGCTCGACCCCGGCGCCCGGATCGGGTCCTGGGGCCAGTTGCAGGAGTGGAAGCAGGACCTGGACGACCCGGCGGACGAGCACCGGCACGTGTCGCACCTGTTCGCCCTGTTCCCCGGCAACGGGATCGGCCCGCTCACCACGCCGGAACTCGCCGCCGCCGCGGAGGTCTCGCTGACCGCGCGCGGCGACGGCGGCACCGGCTGGAGCAAGGCGTGGAAGATCAACTTCTGGGCGCGGCTGCTCGACGGCGACCACGCGCACCGGGTGTTGGCCGAGCAGCTGACCGGCAGCACGACCCCGAACCTGTGGGACACCCACCCGCCGTTCCAGGTCGACGGCAACTTCGGCGCGACGTCCGGGGTGGCGGAGATGCTGCTGCAGAGCCAGGACGGCGTGGTGCACGTGCTGCCCGCCCTGCCGGGGGAGTGGCGCGACGGCTCGTGCACGGGCCTGCGGGCCCGCGGTGACGTCACGGTCGACGTGCGGTGGTCGGCCGGGGTGGCGGAGGAGGTCGCGCTGACCACCGGCCAGGACGGCCCGGTCCGGGTCCGCTGCGCCCTGTTCCGCGGCCGAGTCCGGCTGGTGGACGCCCGGACGGGGGAGGACGTGCCGCTGCTGCCCGCACGTGGCGACTCGATCACCTTCACCGCCCGTGCCGCCCACCGCTACGTGGCCACGGCGACGTGACCCGGTCCTACTGCCCGACCCGGCCGTCGATCCGCTCGCGGAGCAGGTCGGCGTGGCCGTTGTGCCGGGCGTACTCCTCGATCATGTGCACGAGGACTTCCCGCAACGGGATCGGGGCGTGTCCCGGGTCGCCCGAGCCCAGCACGTCCAGGTCTGCGGCCCCGGCCACGAACCGCTCGGCGAAGGCCACCTCGGCCCGCCAGGTGGCCCAGGCGTCCTCGACCACCGCCGGGTCGGCCGTGGCGCCGCCGAAC
This genomic window from Saccharothrix sp. HUAS TT1 contains:
- a CDS encoding glycoside hydrolase N-terminal domain-containing protein; amino-acid sequence: MDRGTLMLWYDEPATDWERESLPIGNGALGGGVFGAVARERVQLNEKTLWTGGPGSAQGYDSGNWTGPRPDALREVRELVEREHRVDPGVVAAALGQPRRGFGAYQPFGELWLALADPPAEVADYRRDLDLTRAVASVSYRADGVRHTREYFASAADGVIVIRFSADRPGKIGLTASTTAPDNRTWHVVATGGRSTATGALHDNGLRFESQFQVLNRAGTRVDNADGSVTVADADSVVLVFAAGTDYAADHPTYRGPDPGDRVRATVDQASAQGWDRLLDAHLRDYRALFHRVSLDIGQLPVDVPTDELLRDYATAPAPARRALEALYFQYGRYLLISSSRPGSPPANLQGVWNDSVSPPWSADYHVNINLQMNYWPAETTNLAETTGPLFDFVDALREPGAVTARELHGSRGWVVNNETNPFGFTGVHDWATAFWFPEAGAWLAQHHFEHYLFGRDRRFLAERAYPVMKELAEFWLDGLAVDPRDGTLVVTPSYSPEHGDFSAGAALSQQVVRQLFANVASVADLVGDGAFGAEVRAALDRLDPGARIGSWGQLQEWKQDLDDPADEHRHVSHLFALFPGNGIGPLTTPELAAAAEVSLTARGDGGTGWSKAWKINFWARLLDGDHAHRVLAEQLTGSTTPNLWDTHPPFQVDGNFGATSGVAEMLLQSQDGVVHVLPALPGEWRDGSCTGLRARGDVTVDVRWSAGVAEEVALTTGQDGPVRVRCALFRGRVRLVDARTGEDVPLLPARGDSITFTARAAHRYVATAT